The stretch of DNA TTCTCTTGCTCGTGCCACAGTCGTTGCGGCAGGAAAGCGTCTGAAACCTGCTCTGTAGCTCACTTGCGTTGCGACACGCCCGGGATGCCACAGAGATTTGCTGGGATCGTAATAAACCCGTAATGTTGTCACTTGTCACCCCAAAGGTGCGGAATGCCTCAGAGCTTCCACCCTCAAGCGGGACCATCTCAGTTACTTTGAGAAAACGCTACGGCGAACACTTGGTAACTATCTGGATGAAAATCCATCATGTATCGCGATGTTGCGAACGGCAGCCCAAGAGTCCATGACTCTCCGGTGATGAGTTTGACAAGATTGTTTTTGATGGTAAGTTAGGACAGTTGCCCTAAACCGATTCTGAAAAGTATTGGACTAGGAGCGCCCGATCCTTGAGAACTCAACAGCGTGCACAATGTCAAATGCCAAAACCCGGCATCAACTTTTTGTTGATGTACGGATTCCTTTGGAAAAAAATTAGACAACAAAACATGTCAGCAATGACTGTTCTGTTTTGTCAGTTTCAAACTCGTGACATTCGCCCTTATTCCGGGGAATGTCACATAAATAGATTTGCCACCAGCTATTAGCCGGTGGCTATCAATCTTTTACGGAGAGTTTGATCCTGGCTCAGGACGAACGCTGGCGGCGTGCTTAACACATGCAAGTCGAACGATGAACCCGGAGCTTGCTCCGGTGGATTAGTGGCGAACGGGTGAGTAACACGTGAGTAACCTGCCCTTGACTCTGGGATAACTGCGGGAAACTGTAGCTAATACCGGATACGACCCTCGGTGGCATCACCAGGGGGTGGAAAGAATTTCGGTCAAGGATGGACTCGCGGCCTATCAGCTAGTTGGTGAGGTAACGGCTCACCAAGGCGACGACGGGTAGCCGGCCTGAGAGGGTGACCGGCCACACTGGGACTGAGACACGGCCCAGACTCCTACGGGAGGCAGCAGTGGGGAATATTGCACAATGGGCGCAAGCCTGATGCAGCAACGCCGCGTGAGGGATGACGGCCTTCGGGTTGTAAACCTCTTTTAGTAGGGAAGAAGCGAAAGTGACGGTACCTGCAGAAAAAGCACCGGCTAACTACGTGCCAGCAGCCGCGGTAATACGTAGGGTGCAAGCGTTGTCCGGAATTATTGGGCGTAAAGAGCTCGTAGGCGGTTTGTCGCGTCTGCTGTGAAATCCCGAGGCTCAACCTCGGGCCTGCAGTGGGTACGGGCAAACTAGAGTGTGGTAGGGGAGATTGGAACTCCTGGTGTAGCGGTGGAATGCGCAGATATCAGGAAGAACACCGATGGCGAAGGCAGATCTCTGGGCCATTACTGACGCTGAGGAGCGAAAGCGTGGGGAGCGAACAGGATTAGATACCCTGGTAGTCCACGCCGTAAACGTTGGGAACTAGATGTAGGGTCCATTCCACGGATTCTGTGTCGCAGCTAACGCATTAAGTTCCCCGCCTGGGGAGTACGGCCGCAAGGCTAAAACTCAAAGGAATTGACGGGGGCCCGCACAAGCGGCGGAGCATGCGGATTAATTCGATGCAACGCGAAGAACCTTACCAAGGCTTGACATATACCGGAAAAGCGTAGAAATACGCTCCCCGTAAGGTCGGTATACAGGTGGTGCATGGTTGTCGTCAGCTCGTGTCGTGAGATGTTGGGTTAAGTCCCGCAACGAGCGCAACCCTCGTCCTATGTTGCCAGCACGTAATGGTGGGAACTCATGGGAGACTGCCGGGGTCAACTCGGAGGAAGGTGGGGATGACGTCAAATCATCATGCCCCTTATGTCTTGGGCTTCACGCATGCTACAATGGCCGATACAGAGGGCTGCAATACCGCAAGGTGGAGCGAATCCCAAAAAGTCGGTCTCAGTTCGGATTGAGGTCTGCAACTCGACCTCATGAAGTCGGAGTCGCTAGTAATCGCAGATCAGCAACGCTGCGGTGAATACGTTCCCGGGCCTTGTACACACCGCCCGTCAAGTCATGAAAGTCGGTAACACCCGAAGCCAGTGGCCTAACCGCAAGGAAGGAGCTGTCGAAGGTGGGATCGGTGATTAGGACTAAGTCGTAACAAGGTAGCCGTACCGGAAGGTGCGGCTGGATCACCTCCTTTCTAAGGAGCATTTGGAGACTATATGTCTTCCAGAGCCTCTACTCAGACGAATGTTCTGAGGAGGTTAGCTCATGGGTGGAACATTGACATTGATTCAGAACCACATGGTTCACAGTTAGTACGGTCTTCGGACTTGGAACGCAGTGCTCCAGGAGGGTCTGAATGCGCACGCTGTTGGGTCCTGAGGGACCGGGACACCAGGTTTTACTTGGTGAAACGAACCTCTGGACCTTTCTTCGTTTACATCACTCGTAAACAAGAGGGGTACCGCCCGTACTTTGAGAACTACACAGTGGACGCGAGCATCTTAGATTCAGAGATTTATCTCTGAATCACAAAGATCATATTGAGCGTAAATTTATTTACGTTCCGATAGATCATTGGTCAATTTTTCTATAACGAAAAATCGATTCAAACTCATGTGATTTCAAATTTCTAAGAGCAAACGGTGGATGCCTTGGCATCTGGAGCCGAAGAAGGACGTAGTAATCTGCGATAAGCCTCGGGGAGCTGATAAACGAGCTTTGATCCGAGGATTTCCGAATGGGGAAACCCCGCTGGGCCCGCAAGGTGACCCAGTGACTCCCGCCTGAATATATAGGGCGGGTAGAGGGAACGTGGGGAAGTGAAACATCTCAGTACCCACAGGAAGAGAAAACAAAAGTGATTCCGTAAGTAGTGGCGAGCGAACGCGGAAGAGGCTAAACCGATCATGTGTGATATCCGGTAGGAGTTGCATGGTCGGGGTTGCGGGACTTTTCATTCTGTTCTACCGAGCAGTAAGCGTTACAACGTTGTATAGACGAATGGTCTTGAAAGGCCAGTCATAGAGGGTGCCAACCCCGTAGTCGAAATGCAGCAATGGCGCGAGAAGTATCCCAAGTAGCACGGGGCCCGAGAAATCCCGTGTGAATCTGTCAGGACCACCTGATAAGCCTAAATACTCCCAGATGACCGATAGCGGACAAGTACCGTGAGGGAAAGGTGAAAAGTACCCCGGGAGGGGAGTGAAATAGTACCTGAAACCGTTTGCTTACAAACCGTTGGAGCACCCTTGTAGGTGTGACAGCGTGCCTTTTGAAGAATGAGCCTGCGAGTTAGTGATATGTGGCGAGGTTAACCCGCGAGGGGAAGCCGTAGCGAAAGCGAGTCTTAATAGGGCGTTTCAGTCGCATGTTCTAGACCCGAAGCGAAGTGATCTATCCATGGCCAGGTTGAAGCGGCGGTAAGACGCCGTGGAGGACCGAACCCACTTAGGTTGAAAACTGAGGGGATGAGCTGTGGATAGGGGTGAAAGGCCAATCAAACTTCGTGATAGCTGGTTCTCTCCGAAATGCATTTAGGTGCAGCGTTGCGTGTTTCTTGCCGGAGGTAGAGCTACTGGATGGCCGATGGGCCCCACCGGGTTACTGACGTCAGCCAAACTCCGAATGCCGGTAAGTGAGAGCGCAGCAGTGAGACAGTGGGGGATAAGCTTCATTGTCGAGAGGGAAACAACCCAGACCACCAACTAAGGTCCCAAAGCGCGTGCTAAGTGGAAAAGGATGTGGAGTTGCAGTGACAACCAGGAGGTTGGCTTAGAAGCAGCCACCCTTGAAAGAGTGCGTAATAGCTCACTGGTCAAGTGATTCCGCGCCGACAATGTAACGGGGCTCAAGCACGCCACCGAAGTTGTGGCATTGATATATATTGGTAGGCCTTCGTGGTCCAGCCGTATTGATGGGTAGGAGAGCGTCGTGTGGCCAGCGAAGCGGCGGTGGAAACCAGCCGTGGAGGCTACACGAGTGAGAATGCAGGCATGAGTAGCGAAAGGGGAGTGAGAAACTCCCCCTCCGGAAGACCAAGGGTTCCAGGGTCAAGCTAATCTTCCCTGGGTAAGTCGGGACCTAAGGCGAGGCCGACAGGCGTAGTCGATGGACAACGGGTTGATATTCCCGTACTGACGAAAAACCGCCCAAACTAATCCAGTAATGCTAAGTGTCTGAATCCACCTGATCTGAGACTTCGGTCGACGACGGGCTGGCCTAGCACACGACCCTATGCTGGTGCGGTTAGCGTATTAACAGGTGTGACGCAGGAAGGTAGTCAAGCCGGGCGATGGTTGTCCCGGTCTAAGGCCGTAGGGCGAGAGATAGGCAAATCCGTCTCTCATTAAGCCTGAGAACCGATGGGTAGCTCTCACGAGCGAAATTGATGATCCTATGCTGCCAAGAAAAGCATCGACGCGAGGTTTTAGTCACCCGTACCCCAAACCGACTCAGGTGGTCAGGTAGAGAATACTAAGGAGATCGAGAGAATCGTGGTTAAGGAACTCGGCAAAATGCCCCCGTAACTTCGGGAGAAGGGGGGCCTGAGGCGTGTAGGGATTTACTCCTGAAGCGTTTGAAGGCCGCAGAGACCAGTGGGAAGCGACTGTTTACTAAAAACACAGGTCCGTGCCAAGTCGCAAGACGATGTATACGGACTGACGCCTGCCCGGTGCTGGAAGGTTAAGAGGAGCGGTTAGCGTAAGCGAAGCTGCGAATTTAAGCCCCAGTAAACGGCGGTGGTAACTATAACCATCCTAAGGTAGCGAAATTCCTTGTCGGGTAAGTTCCGACCTGCACGAATGGCGTAACGACTTCCCAGCTGTCTCAACCGCGAACTCGGCGAAATTGCACTACGAGTAAAGATGCTCGTTACGCGCAGAAGGACGGAAAGACCCCGTGACCTTTACTACAGCTTGGTATTGGTGTTCGGTGTGACTTGTGTAGGATAGGTGGGAGACTTTGAAGCTGGCACGCTAGTGTCGGTGGAGTCATTGTTGAAATACCACTCTGGTCACTCTGGACATCTAACCATGAACCGTAATCCGGTTCTGGGACAGTGCCTGGTGGGTAGTTTAACTGGGGCGGTTGCCTCCCAAAAAGTAACGGAGGCGCCCAAAGGTTCCCTCAACCTGGTTGGCAATCAGGTGGCGAGTGTAAGTGCACAAGGGAGCTTGACTGTGAGACTGACAGGTCGAGCAGGGACGAAAGTCGGGACTAGTGATCCGGCAGTGGCTTGTGGAAGCGCTGTCGCTCAACGGATAAAAGGTACCTCGGGGATAACAGGCTGATCTTGCCCAAGAGTCCATATCGACGGCATGGTTTGGCACCTCGATGTCGGCTCGTCGCATCCTGGGGCTGGAGTAGGTCCCAAGGGTTGGGCTGTTCGCCCATTAAAGCGGTACGCGAGCTGGGTTTAGAACGTCGTGAGACAGTTCGGTCCCTATCCTCTGCGCGCGCAGGAAATTTGAGAGGATCTGTCCTTAGTACGAGAGGACCGGGACGGACCAACCTCTGGTGTGTCAGTTGTTCCGCCAGGAGCACCGCTGATTAGCTACGTTGGGAATGGATAACCGCTGAAAGCATCTAAGCGGGAAGCCGGCCTCAAGATGAGATTTCCATCCCTTCGGGGGAGAGGCTCGCAGCTAGACTACTGCGTTGATAGGCCGGATGTGGAAGTGGGGACTAAAGACCCATGGAGCTGACCGGTACTAATAAGCCAATAATTTGATAATCACTACACATAATCCGTTGTAAGGCTGGATTGTGTGGCCTGATGTTCGCGTCCACTGAGTGGTTCTCGATGTACGGTCGAGAACTGCGCATACATCGTATGTGCACGTTTCACTTTGATATACATCAATAGTGTTTCGGCGGCCATAGCGAGAGGGAAACGCCCGGTTACATTCCGAACCCGGAAGCTAAGACTCTCAGCGCCGATGGTACTGCAGGGGGGACCCTGTGGGAGAGTAGGACACCGCCGGACTTCTTTGTAAAAGAGCCACCCGTTTTTACGGGTGGCTCTTTTGCGTTAAGCTGGAATTCGTAGTTCTCAACGTTTCTTGCGAACTGCCTTCAAATTACACAGAGGACTCTTTGATGAGCGACGAAGATAAAGAATTCGGCACGCCTGAACGTGCTGATCGACCCCGCCGAGATGGCCACGGTCCCCGAAACAACCGCCCAGAGAGTTCTCGTGAGCAGCGACCTAACCGCTACGGTGTTCCACGCGATGGTTCACGTCCACAGCGTGACCGTCGCACAGGTCAGCCTCGAGGGGAACGACCCACATTTGGCGAACGTGCCTCGCGTCCAGATCGTGAAGATCGTCCCCGCTATGGAGATCGTCCCCAAAGAGGCGACCGTCCACGTTTTGATGACCGTCCTCAACGCACTGAGCGTCATGCTTATGGAGCACGCCCTGATCGAGGTGATCGTCCCCGGTATGGCGATCGTGATGGTGCTCAACGTGGTGACCGACCACAACGTCCTTCGGGGGAGCGTTCTTCCTATAGTGGACGCCCTGACCGTAATGACCGTCCTGAACGCGGCGGTTATAGCCGCGGTGGTTCACAAGGTGCACCCCGTGGCGAACGCACAGGTAATGATCGTGGTGGCCGCCCCTCTTACAGTGATCGTGGCTACCGGCCCGACCGCAAAGAGCGTTCTTATGGAGATAAACCACAACGGTCGAATGAGCGCAGCTATGGGGACAGGCCACAACGCAGTGAACGCCCCTACGGTGATCGCCCTCAGCGGTCTCAAGACCGCTCATATGGAGACCGTCCAGAGCGTCCTCGCTATGGAGACCGCGGTGGTCGCCCAGATCGTGCAGGTGCTCCACGCACTGGAGGGCGTCATTTTGGTGATCGTGACGAGCGTCGTCCACGTTTTGAGGAGCCTGAGCTCACTGAAGAACAGAGGATGGCGCGCGAGCTTCGTATGGTTCGCCCCCACCACGACGATCCTTGGATTGATGATGATGTCACTGATGACATGCTCGACAAGGCAGCACGCAATGAGCTGAAAACTCTCACCAAAGAGAATGCAGAGCGCGTTGCCAAGCATTTGGTGATGGCAGTGAGACTGATGGATGAGAATCCTGAGCTGGCGCACCAGCATGTTCTTTCTGCCGCTCGTCGTGCTGGACGTATTGCGATTGTTCGAGAAACACTGGGAATTACCGCGTATGCGATTGGGGATTTTGCACTGGCGCTGCGTGAATTGAGAACCTACCGGCGTATTTCGGGATCGAATGAACAGATTGCACTGATGGTGGATTCCGAGCGTGGTGTTGGACGCCCAGATAAGGCTTTAGAGTTAGGGCGTTCGGTAGATAAATCAACCCTGTCGGAACCAACACAGGTTGCCCTGGCTATTGCAATGTCTGGAGCACGACTTGATTTAGATCAGGTTGATCTGGCCTTAGCGGAATTAGAAATTCCTCAACTAGACCCTTCTAAAGCGTTCACATACAGCCCAGCATTGTTCCATGCATATGCCGAGGTATTAGAAGAGTTGGGCCGACACCAAGAAGCTGCCGAGTGGATTACGTGCGCTGAAGTTGCTGAAAAAGCACTCATCGATGCCCAGTTGATTGCATCCACAGATGAAGACGAACAAGATATCGTCGTATTTGAAGAGGAAATAGTAGAAGACCAATTTGATCTTGTTAGCGAAGGGCCTCTTGATGTGGAGACTCTCGCATTGGCTGATGTCATCAGTTCTGGTGCCTTTGAGGAGTCAGAAAGCGCTGAAGTTGAATTATTCGACACTGAATTGAATATTGCAGAGCAGGATGCTCTCATTGCTGAAGGTATTGGTCCAGATGATCTTCTTGAGGATGATGTTCGCCAAATCTTGATGGAGACAGCCCATCTGGATGAAGAGGGGAAATAGACGTGAGTCTGTTTTCAAAGAAGCAGCCCATTTTGGGGCCTAGCCCTGTAGAAGGTAAATCTGTCGTGCTGGCAGATCTCGATGGCGTCGTATATGCAGGTCCAGGTGCTATCGACTATGCGGTTGAGTCGCTGAATTCTGTCTCAGAACACACTCGGGTTGGTTACATTACAAACAATGCCTCACGCACAGCAGCAAGTGTCGCCTTTCATCTTCGTGAACTCGGTTTGGAATGTGCTGAAGAGGACGTCGTCACTTCGCCTCAAGCAGCAATGCACCTGCTGGCTGAGGTCGTGGAGCCAGGGGCGACCATTTTAGTTGTCGGCGGTGAAGGCTTGACTTACGAGCTCGAAAAAAATGGTTATACCGTCACTTTCTCCGCTGAAGATAACCCAGCTGCTGTCATCCAGGGTTTCTCTCCCGAGCTTGGTTGGAAGCATCTTGCAGAAGCAGCTTTTGCATTGAATACTCGACCCAGTGCTGACGCCTTTGGTGGAACTGTGTCGAATGCTCAGGGAGAGGGTATTCCATGGGTTGCCACAAACATGGACTGGACTATCCCCGTCGCCCGCGGTTTTGCACCAGGAAATGGGACTCTGGTTTCTGCAGTGCACACAGCAGTTGGCCGCCTACCACAGGTTGCAGGTAAGCCTGAACTTCCCATCTTCGAGGAGGCAGCCCGTCGCTTCGGCACTGCCGAAGCTCCAGAGACTGCGTTGTTTATCGGTGATCGTCTCGACACCGATGTCATGGGTGGTAATCGTGCGGGGATGGAAACAGTTCTTGTGCTCACTGGGATTGATCAACCCAAGCAATTACTTGCAGCTCCTGCAGGGTCACGGCCGACCTATATCCTTGGGGACCTCCGCGAGCTTCAGTTGCCTTATCCCACCCCAGTAACAAACAAAGACGGGTCAGTTACGGTTCGTGGAGCCACGGTGCGTAAAGAGGGCATGGATTTGGTGATCGTGAGCAGAGGAGAGGACAAGTTGGATCTTCTTCGAGCTGCGTGCCAAGTGATCTGGGATAGCGGACTTGCAATTTTTGGGTTTTCTGTTCCCGAAGAGTTGTATTGCTAATCAATAAACGAACGCCCCTGGATAACCAGGGGCGTTCGTTTATTGTGGAGTGCTTAGTGGTGAACTTCCTTCTCTGCACCGTGACCGGTGAGTGAACGAACTTCCATCTCTGCTGCAAGCCAGGAGTTTTCCTTACGACCACCTGCATAGGTTCCGAGGATACCGAGCAGGAATGCCAGAGGAATCGAAACGATACCTGGGTTGTCCAGTGGGAACCAGTGGAAGTCAACACCCTTGATCATGGAAGCGGTGAGCTCTCCAGTCTTGGGGTCAAGCTTTCCGGAAACCACAGGGGAGAAAGCAATCAGAACTACGGAGGAAATCAGACCACCGTACATCGACCACAGTGCACCACGAGTGTTGAAGCGGCGCCAGTAAAGCGAGTAGATGATGGTGGGCAGGTTTGCGGAAGCTGCAACTGCGAATGCCAGAGCAACCAAGAACGCAATGTTCTGACCTTGTACACCGATACCACCAAGGATTGCGAGAGCACCAATTACCACGATGGTAATGCGAGCAATCTTGACCTCTGCGTTAGGGCGAACCTCACCACGCTTGATGACGTTGGCGTAGATGTCGTGTGCGAACGAGGTAGCAGCGGTGATGGTCAAACCAGCAACCACGGCCAAAATCGTCGCGAATGCGATAGCTGAAACGATACCAAGCAGAACTGGGCCACCGAGTGCTGCAGCAAGCAG from Aurantimicrobium sp. MWH-Uga1 encodes:
- a CDS encoding HAD-IIA family hydrolase; the protein is MSLFSKKQPILGPSPVEGKSVVLADLDGVVYAGPGAIDYAVESLNSVSEHTRVGYITNNASRTAASVAFHLRELGLECAEEDVVTSPQAAMHLLAEVVEPGATILVVGGEGLTYELEKNGYTVTFSAEDNPAAVIQGFSPELGWKHLAEAAFALNTRPSADAFGGTVSNAQGEGIPWVATNMDWTIPVARGFAPGNGTLVSAVHTAVGRLPQVAGKPELPIFEEAARRFGTAEAPETALFIGDRLDTDVMGGNRAGMETVLVLTGIDQPKQLLAAPAGSRPTYILGDLRELQLPYPTPVTNKDGSVTVRGATVRKEGMDLVIVSRGEDKLDLLRAACQVIWDSGLAIFGFSVPEELYC